From a region of the Clostridiisalibacter paucivorans DSM 22131 genome:
- a CDS encoding 2-oxoacid:ferredoxin oxidoreductase subunit beta: MPNQLIKKYFRMDKLPHIWCPGCGHGIIMHSVIRAIDNLGLDKNNVCIVSGIGCSSRAPGYLDFNTLHTTHGRALAFATGIKMANPNLDVIVLTGDGDSSAIGGNHLIHAARRNIDITTIVFNNNIYGMTGGQYSPTTATGDKGTTAPYGNIDRAFDLCDLAKGAGSTYVGRATVYHPNVITKLTEEGIKNKGFSFIEAVSICPTYYGRKNRKGTSVDMMDYLKTTSINVKSLSEKEKWNNIEKIVIGELYNMPASEYTEKYQNIIDIFEKQSGNMSR; encoded by the coding sequence ATGCCTAACCAATTGATTAAAAAGTATTTTAGAATGGATAAATTGCCCCATATATGGTGTCCTGGATGTGGTCATGGTATTATAATGCACTCTGTTATAAGGGCAATAGATAATTTAGGGTTAGATAAAAATAATGTATGTATAGTTTCAGGTATCGGTTGTTCTTCAAGGGCACCAGGTTATTTAGATTTCAATACTTTGCATACTACTCATGGTAGAGCTCTAGCCTTTGCCACAGGAATTAAAATGGCAAATCCAAATTTAGATGTTATAGTACTTACTGGAGATGGAGATTCTTCTGCTATAGGAGGCAATCACCTTATACATGCAGCGAGAAGAAATATAGATATTACTACGATCGTTTTTAATAATAATATCTATGGAATGACTGGTGGTCAGTATTCTCCAACTACAGCCACTGGAGACAAGGGCACTACAGCACCTTATGGTAATATAGATAGGGCCTTTGATCTTTGTGACTTAGCAAAAGGAGCTGGATCTACCTATGTAGGAAGAGCTACAGTATACCATCCCAATGTCATTACAAAACTTACTGAAGAAGGTATAAAAAATAAAGGCTTTTCTTTCATAGAAGCAGTAAGTATATGTCCCACATACTATGGTCGGAAAAATAGAAAGGGTACTTCTGTAGATATGATGGATTATTTAAAAACTACTTCAATAAATGTTAAAAGTTTATCTGAAAAAGAAAAATGGAATAATATAGAAAAAATAGTTATTGGGGAATTATATAATATGCCAGCATCTGAATATACAGAAAAATATCAAAATATAATTGATATCTTTGAAAAGCAATCTGGTAATATGTCAAGATAA